One region of Mycobacterium riyadhense genomic DNA includes:
- a CDS encoding sensor histidine kinase — protein sequence MATFRRGGLPLRVSLVAATLVLVLCGLLVSGVAVTSILQHSLISRIDSALLDASRTWAQTPWQPPANAEGPDPARPPSKFYVRGISPDGRTFVAINDRNAEPALPADNDVGPDPTTLPSVNGSDIEWRAVTVRVPQGGLTTVAIDLSDVQHTVRSLVWLQVGIGVAVLVVVGIAGYAVVHRSLKPLSEVEQTAAAIAAGQLDSRVPERDPRTEVGRLSSALNGMLAQIQQAVASSESSAETARGSEDRMRRFITDASHELRTPLTTIRGFAELYRQGAARDVSMLLSRIESEASRMGLLVDDLLMLARLDAQRPLERDRVDLLVLASDAVHDARAIDPKRTITLEVLDGPGTPEVFGDEPRLRQVLSNLVANALQHTPESADVTVRVGTKGDDAVIEVADKGPGMSQEDAARVFERFYRTDSSRARASGGTGLGLSIVDSLVNAHGGAVTVTTAPGQGCCFQVTLPRVSDVAIPVSGPVS from the coding sequence ATGGCCACATTTCGCCGAGGTGGACTGCCGCTGCGGGTAAGCCTGGTCGCCGCGACCCTGGTGCTGGTGCTGTGCGGCTTGTTGGTTTCTGGTGTCGCGGTCACCTCGATCCTGCAGCACAGTTTGATCAGCCGGATCGACTCGGCCCTGCTCGATGCCTCCCGCACCTGGGCGCAAACCCCCTGGCAGCCCCCGGCCAACGCAGAAGGCCCCGACCCGGCCCGGCCACCATCGAAGTTTTACGTGCGGGGCATCAGCCCCGACGGCCGCACTTTTGTTGCCATCAACGACCGCAATGCCGAGCCGGCGCTGCCTGCCGACAATGATGTCGGCCCCGATCCGACGACGCTTCCCTCGGTGAACGGGTCTGACATCGAGTGGCGCGCAGTGACTGTGCGGGTGCCGCAGGGCGGTCTGACCACTGTGGCCATCGATTTATCTGATGTTCAGCACACCGTACGGTCTCTGGTGTGGCTGCAGGTGGGCATCGGGGTGGCGGTGCTGGTTGTCGTTGGCATCGCCGGTTATGCGGTCGTGCACCGCAGCCTAAAGCCGCTGTCCGAAGTCGAACAGACCGCCGCGGCGATCGCGGCGGGTCAGCTGGATAGCCGGGTTCCGGAACGCGATCCCCGCACCGAGGTGGGCCGGCTTTCGTCGGCGCTCAACGGAATGCTCGCCCAGATCCAACAGGCGGTGGCATCCTCGGAGTCGTCGGCCGAAACCGCCCGCGGTTCAGAGGACCGCATGCGACGGTTCATCACCGACGCCAGCCACGAACTGCGCACCCCGTTGACCACCATTCGCGGCTTCGCCGAGTTGTATCGCCAGGGCGCGGCCCGCGACGTTTCCATGCTGTTGTCGCGGATCGAAAGCGAAGCGAGCCGGATGGGCCTGCTGGTGGACGACTTGTTGATGCTGGCCCGGCTGGATGCGCAACGGCCACTCGAACGCGACCGGGTGGACTTGCTGGTGCTGGCCAGCGACGCGGTGCACGACGCACGGGCGATCGATCCCAAGCGCACCATCACCCTGGAAGTCCTCGACGGTCCTGGCACCCCGGAAGTGTTTGGTGATGAACCGCGCCTTCGACAGGTGCTGAGCAATCTGGTGGCGAACGCTTTGCAGCACACCCCGGAAAGCGCCGATGTCACCGTGCGGGTTGGCACTAAGGGTGACGACGCGGTGATTGAGGTAGCAGACAAGGGTCCGGGTATGAGCCAGGAGGATGCGGCGCGGGTGTTCGAGCGGTTCTATCGCACCGACTCGTCGCGGGCGCGAGCCAGCGGCGGAACCGGACTGGGGCTGTCCATCGTCGACTCGCTAGTCAACGCCCACGGCGGCGCCGTCACGGTCACGACCGCCCCGGGGCAGGGTTGCTGCTTTCAGGTCACGCTCCCGCGCGTCAGCGACGTGGCCATCCCGGTCAGTGGGCCGGTCAGCTGA
- a CDS encoding HIT family protein, whose product MASIFTKIINRELPGRFVYEDDEVVAFLTIEPMTHGHTLVVPRAEIDQWQDVDPTVFGRVMAVSQLIGKAVCKAFRAERAGVIIAGLEVPHLHVHVFPTRSLSDFGFANVNRNPSPESLDDAQSRIKAALAQLA is encoded by the coding sequence ATGGCATCGATCTTCACCAAGATCATCAACCGCGAACTTCCCGGGCGCTTTGTTTACGAGGATGACGAGGTGGTGGCGTTCCTGACGATTGAGCCGATGACGCACGGGCACACGCTGGTGGTGCCCCGCGCCGAGATCGATCAATGGCAGGACGTGGATCCAACGGTATTTGGTCGCGTCATGGCGGTGAGCCAACTAATCGGAAAGGCCGTGTGCAAGGCGTTTCGAGCCGAGCGTGCCGGGGTGATCATTGCCGGGCTGGAAGTGCCCCATCTGCATGTGCACGTCTTCCCCACCCGCAGTCTGAGCGACTTCGGTTTTGCCAACGTCAATCGCAACCCGTCACCGGAATCGTTGGACGACGCGCAGTCCAGGATCAAGGCGGCGTTAGCTCAGCTCGCTTAG
- the phoP gene encoding two-component system response regulator PhoP gives MTVGLPGENSTPEARILVVDDEANIVELLSVSLKFQGFEVYTATNGAQALDRARECRPDAVILDVMMPGMDGFGVLRRLRADGIDAPALFLTARDSLQDKIAGLTLGGDDYVTKPFSLEEVVARLRVILRRAGKGSAEPRNSRLTFADIELDEETHEVWKAGQPVSLSPTEFTLLRYFVINAGTVLSKPKILDHVWRYDFGGDVNVVESYVSYLRRKIDTGEKRLLHTLRGVGYVLREPR, from the coding sequence ATGACCGTAGGACTCCCAGGCGAAAACTCCACACCGGAGGCCCGCATCCTCGTCGTCGACGACGAGGCCAACATTGTCGAGCTGCTGTCCGTGAGCCTCAAGTTCCAGGGTTTTGAGGTCTACACGGCAACCAACGGAGCACAGGCGCTGGACCGCGCCAGGGAATGCCGGCCCGACGCGGTGATCCTCGACGTGATGATGCCCGGAATGGACGGCTTCGGAGTGCTGCGCCGGCTGCGCGCCGACGGCATCGATGCGCCGGCGCTGTTCCTGACGGCCCGAGACTCGCTGCAGGACAAGATCGCGGGCCTGACGTTGGGTGGCGACGACTATGTGACGAAGCCCTTCAGTTTGGAGGAGGTCGTCGCCCGGCTGCGGGTCATTCTGCGACGCGCCGGCAAGGGCAGCGCGGAACCTCGCAATTCCCGTCTGACGTTCGCCGATATCGAACTCGACGAGGAGACCCACGAGGTGTGGAAGGCCGGCCAGCCGGTGTCGTTGTCGCCCACCGAATTCACGCTGTTGCGCTACTTCGTGATCAACGCCGGAACGGTGCTGAGCAAGCCGAAGATCCTCGACCACGTCTGGCGCTACGACTTCGGTGGCGACGTCAACGTCGTGGAGTCTTACGTGTCGTATCTGCGTCGCAAGATCGACACCGGTGAAAAGCGACTGCTGCACACCTTGCGCGGGGTGGGCTATGTGTTGCGGGAGCCGCGATGA